A genome region from Schistocerca americana isolate TAMUIC-IGC-003095 chromosome 1, iqSchAmer2.1, whole genome shotgun sequence includes the following:
- the LOC124594807 gene encoding piggyBac transposable element-derived protein 3-like → MTTDALQLVQIWTKLNLWEQLRGTVGKQVRKQLQQPAVLKSYNAYMGGIDHHDWLAGKYATVIRGRKWDWVLFTHILEMALVNAWLFYRLAHVKNALDLLDFRRAVTVTYLKLDTGRPNIGCPMEYPSSQLEVIPDIRFDGIGHMIDKRSMQR, encoded by the coding sequence ATGACAACAGATGCGTTACAATTGGTACAAATTTGGACaaagttgaacctttgggagcagctacgTGGTACAGTAGGCAAGCAAGTAAGAAAACAACtgcaacaacctgccgttttgaagtcaTATAATGCGTACATGGGAGGTATTGACCACCATGACTGGTTAGCTGGAAAATATGCGACGGTAATTAGAGGGAGAAAATGGGACTGGGTCCTATTTACACATATTCTGGAAATGGCCCTCGTAAATGCCTGGCTCTTCTACAGACTAGCACATGTTAAAAATGCActggatttactggatttcagacgtgctgttacagttacatacctgaaattggacactggaagaccaAATATTGGAtgtccaatggaatacccatcaagtcagttggaagtgataccagacatcaggtttgatggaattggtcatatgattgacaaaagaagcatgCAAAGAtga